From the Solanum stenotomum isolate F172 chromosome 4, ASM1918654v1, whole genome shotgun sequence genome, one window contains:
- the LOC125861365 gene encoding ethylene-responsive transcription factor 4-like, protein MAKKKNDDVTATAVAVPPNEVRYKGVRMRPWGTYGAEITNPIKKVRVWLDTFKTEEEAARAFDTTSRMYHGPKAKLNFLTTNEDNLENANNIETYVFFDVSFLSVLFFYIEL, encoded by the coding sequence atggcaaagaaaaaaaatgacgaTGTAACGGCGACGGCGGTGGCTGTACCACCAAACGAGGTGCGGTATAAAGGTGTGAGAATGAGGCCATGGGGGACATATGGAGCTGAGATTACTAACCCCATCAAGAAGGTACGAGTCTGGCTTGATACTTTCAAAACAGAGGAAGAAGCTGCAAGGGCCTTTGATACGACGTCAAGGATGTATCACGGCCCTAAAGCCAAACTTAATTTCCTAACAACAAATGAGGATAACCTTGAAAATGCTAATAATATAGAAACTTATGTCTTCTTCGATGTATCCTTTTTGAGTGTTTTGTTTTTCTACATAGAATTATGA